In a single window of the Oscarella lobularis chromosome 4, ooOscLobu1.1, whole genome shotgun sequence genome:
- the LOC136186003 gene encoding peroxisomal leader peptide-processing protease-like, giving the protein MDETPPTAIVRLKLAESFVRRESLKFPSKYCRLLEAGFSASGVFLSDGRLVTTATIAAPFVGLARKLADDGYRKSWKRLVQVEVAWKRRTWSKARVVALARNQILAQKLTKFFGGGENLKTNSTTNDATAIRFINDLERESKIMIFDFLLVTVDLATRRNLINVLPTNQLHVGQDVYLYGTPFGSTLPDVFLNSVTKGIISIILDDVILLTDARYVVGVEGGALFVKKQSKIILVGIVISPLTSSLLGLTIVASIQSIVESFQPSLFDWCHHLFPWSSTIITPPSLEKHVLPSIVAVETGARRGSAVIIDENSKLALTCSHVLSNKQDSLTVTLSNKKCTANVLWASALPDIALLKLNTSEKLCALHGLSSTLPSPSDGSNVFVIGYPQLCGGGDNFLSPVSTHGVVAKRICCHDDDSKTTEVFPVMLQLTAPIWGGSSGGAVVCAQSGRLVGIATSTIRDETTADGGGTIMPNVSLAIPIEWIRMALKEVGNREQNHHRQQHTTEEKRTKRAAAKLWQLSTDVNAAVASHTLFSKL; this is encoded by the coding sequence ATGGACGAAACTCCACCAACAGCGATCGTACGCCTGAAATTGGCTGAATCTTTCGTGCGCAGAGAGTCATTGAAATTCCCGTCCAAATATTGTCGTCTGCTCGAAGCAGGGTTTAGTGCAAGCGGAGTTTTTCTATCCGATGGCCGGCTCGTCACTACGGCAACGATTGCCGCTCCTTTTGTCGGATTAGCTCGAAAGTTGGCTGATGACGGATACAGAAAAAGTTGGAAACGTCTCGTGCAAGTCGAAGTAGCGTGGAAGCGCCGCACTTGGTCCAAAGCTCGTGTCGTTGCCTTGGcaagaaatcaaattttggctcaaaaattgacgaaattctttggcggcggcgaaaatctaaaaacgaattcaacgacgaacgatGCAACAGCGATTCGATTCATCAATGATCTAGAAAGAGAATCTAAAATAAtgattttcgattttcttcttgtcaCCGTCGATTTAGCAACAAGACGAAATTTAATCAACGTTTTACCGACCAATCAGCTGCACGTAGGCCAGGACGTCTACTTATATGGAACACCTTTTGGAAGCACCTTACCTGACGTCTTCCTCAATAGCGTTACCAAGGGAATCATTTCAATAAttcttgatgacgtcattctacTGACCGACGCGCGttacgtcgtcggcgtcgaaggCGGAGCTCTTTTCGTcaaaaaacaaagcaaaatTATTCTAGTTGGAATTGTCATTTCacctctgacgtcatcattatTGGGCCTCACCATTGTAGCAAGCATTCAATCGATTGTTGAGTCATTTCAACCAAGTCTCTTTGACTGGTGTCATCATCTCTTCCCTTGGTCCTCCACAATAATTACACCTCCTTCACTTGAAAAACACGTGCTTCCATCTATCGTTGCCGTGGAAACCGGTGCACGACGCGGTTCAGCCGTCATTATAGACGAAAATTCCAAATTAGCTCTCACGTGCTCTCACGTCCTTTCAAATAAACAAGATTCGCTCACAGTCACTCtgtcaaataaaaaatgtaCAGCTAACGTGCTTTGGGCTTCCGCCTTACCGGACATTGCTCTTCTAAAGCTCAATACGTCAGAAAAACTTTGCGCTTTACATggtttgtcgtcgacgttgccgtctcCTTCCGACGGTTCCAATGTCTTTGTGATTGGCTATCCGCAACTctgtggcggcggcgataaCTTTCTATCTCCCGTCTCAACGCACGGCGTCGTTGCGAAGCGAATTTGTtgccacgacgacgactcaaAGACGACGGAAGTTTTTCCCGTCATGCTTCAACTGACGGCACCAATTTGGGGTGGATCGAGCGGCGGCGCAGTCGTGTGCGCTCAAAGCGGACGTCTCGTCGGAATTGCAACGTCAACAATTCGCGACGAGACAACAgcagacggcggcggcacaaTTATGCCAAACGTAAGCCTCGCCATTCCTATTGAATGGATCCGAATGGCTCTCAAAGAAGTCGGAAATAGAGAACAAAATCACCACAGGCAACAACACACTactgaagaaaagagaacgaagcgCGCAGCAGCCAAACTATGGCAATTGTcaactgacgtcaatgcTGCCGTCGCCTCTCATACCTTATTTTCGAAACTGTGA
- the LOC136185997 gene encoding serine/threonine-protein kinase TNNI3K-like: protein MGAYKSRPIGSCADEWKRQFSESCRQLRASLIDDTTTIVRPSETIEWSALLRACTDHDVDLVKDLTSSTENGLTALHLCVATKCQIEMMIVLLQKGAKTCLLSDNGFSALHLATFKGLGMAVEVLCKNSKETINQRGKNGVTALHLAAMEGNNEIAKLLLLNGADPNASDVVGFSPLHFACFYGHESTIDLLLSRGAHINLLGEVGDTPLHLACYKGHRNVVEALLSRGDAGIVDRERNSLLHLCCQYGHQSLVELLLRVQPVRYAQLQNLYGDTPMHLACYAGHLDVVKRLVECSGLDSLVMENIFSETPLHAASTGGHLALVEYLLDLPDGVVLNRQGRDGHTALHSACYHGHYTLVELLLDRGADPTLLAQSTDENDDDYDVNDDDDDDDSNEYDDDDNLDLLTDTTGKTCADWAYEKGYDDIVSLIKSKLQPPQKEEHSNEHSYRNDYFLRLPVPSPLGRLRSITREKADVLRLRSTLHNNCQIQIQEIELLNLIGTGSFGKVFKGKCRDEIVAVKKYRSSSFSAKSDTDMFCREVSVLCSLNHPNVVDFIGACLEDPSQFVIVTEYVPGGSLYAILHEQKRALDLHLKLGISVDVARGMRYLHELPQPIMHRDLNSHNILLREDCTAVVADFGESRFLKSVDDDNLTKQPGNLRWMAPEIFNQSTCYSIHADIFSYALCVWELFSGELPFEHLKPAAAAADMACRNKRPRFSGSFPRQVAQIVERAWHSQPDQRPSFFIILEHLEPLLDATDVPPAYESGDDVFHAVAARSLPQSPILSLHRTVSRSGGGVGGGGSSSNSSGEGKRSDNRIYSTITTSHTVGVGAGPGIPTQNPAVAEELVRRLSLVTDKNGYVSDPFATRRLSSSRKKSHSDNS from the exons ATGGGAGCGTACAAATCTCGTCCTATTGGATCTTGTGCCG ATGAGTGGAAACGTCAATTCAGCGAAAGTTGTCGTCAATTGCGCGCCTCTTTGATTGACGATACGACGACTATTGTTCGTCCTTCGGAGACGATAGAATGGAGCGCTTTGCTTAGAGCGTGCAC CGATCACGATGTTGATTTGGTTAaggatttgacgtcatcgacggaaAATGGATTGACGGCATTGCACCTTTGTGTGGCGACAAAATGTCAAATAGAAATGATGATCGTCTTACTGCAAAAAGGAGCCAAGACGTGTCTATTAAGTGATAACGGATTTTCTGCTCTTCACTTGGCAACGTTTAAG GGGCTTGGGATGGCAGTTGAGGTTCTTTGTAAAaacagcaaagaaacgatcaATCAACGTGGTAAAAACGGAGTGACGGCTTTACACTTGGCCGCAATGGAGGGAAACAATGAG ATTGCAAAACTGTTGCTACTCAATGGGGCAGATCCCAATgcaagtgacgtcgtcggtttTAGTCCTCTTCACTTTGCTTGCTTTTATGGCCATGAGAGCACTATTGACCTTCTCTTGTCACGTGGAGCTCATATCAATTTACTCGGTGAAGTGGGCGACACTCCCTTGCACCTTGCTTGCTATAAGGGACATAGGAACGTTGTTGAGGCACTCTTATCTAGAGGAGATG ctgGAATTGTTGATAGGGAGAGAAATTCTTTGCTGCATCTCTGTTGTCAGTATGGACATCAAAGTCTTGTCGAGTTACTTTTACGTGTTCAGCCCGTTCGTTATGCTCAATTACAGAATTTGTATGGAGACACGCCCATGCATTT GGCCTGCTATGCTGGTCACTTGGACGTTGTCAAACGATTGGTTGAATGCTCAGGCTTGGATAGTCTCGTAATGGAAAACATTTTTAGTGAAACGCCGCTACACGC cgCTTCCACGGGCGGACATTTGGCATTGGTCGAATATTTGCTCGACTTACcggacggcgtcgttctcaATCGTCAAGGACGGGACGGACATACGG CGCTTCATAGTGCCTGCTATCACGGTCACTATACGCTTGTTGAGTTGCTGCTTGATAGAGGAGCTGATCCGACGTTGTTGGCTCAATCGACtgacgaaaacgatgatGACTATGATgtcaatgatgatgatgatgatgatgatagcAACGAatatgacgacgatgacaatTTGGATCTTCTAACTGATACGACCGGAAAAACGTGTGCTGATTGGGCATATGAGAAAG GTTACGATGACATTGTTTCCCTCATTAAAAGCAAATTGCAGCCGCcgcagaaagaagagcacTCGAATGAGCATTCTTATCGAAACGACT ATTTTCTGCGATTGCCTGTTCCGTCTCCCTTGGGTCGTCTAAGGAGCATAACTAGAG AAAAGGCTGACGTTTTGCGCTTGCGATCGACTCTACACAATAACTGTCAAATTCAAATCcaagaaattgaattattgaaTCTTATTGGAACTG gTTCGTTTGGGAAAGTGTTCAAGGGAAAGTGTCGAGATGAAATTGTTGCTGTGAAGAAGTatcgatcgtcttcgttttcggcgaAATCCGACACAGACATGTTTTGTCGAGAAGTGTCTGTCTTATGCAGTCTCAATCATCCAAATGTC GTCGATTTTATTGGCGCTTGCCTTGAAGATCCCAGC cAATTTGTCATTGTGACTGAGTACGTACCCGGTGGCTCTCTCTACGCTATTCTTCACGAGCAGAAAAG AGCTCTCGATCTTCATTTAAAGTTGGGAATTTCTGTGGACGTTGCGAGAGGAATGCGCTACTTGCACGAATTGCCACAGCCAATAATGCATCGCGATCTCAATTCTCATAACATTTTACTCAGAGAGGATTGCACGGCTGTTGTCGCCGATTTTGGAG AGTCGAGGTTTCTCAAGTCAGTCGACGATGACAATTTGACGAAGCAACCCGGG AATCTCCGATGGATGGCTCCCGAAATTTTTAATCAGTCGACTTGCTACAGCATTCACGCCGACATATTTAGCTACGCACTTTGCGTTTGGGAACTCTTTTCTGGAGAGCTGCCTTTTGAGCATCTCAAACCTG CGGCAGCTGCTGCCGATATGGCTTGCAGGAATAAACGGCCTCGATTTTCCGGATCCTTTCCGAGACAGGTTGCACAGATAGTCGAAAGAGCTTGGCACAGTCAGCCAGAT CAAAGACCAAGTTTCTTTATAATTTTGGAACATCTCGAACCTCTGTTGGATGCCACAGATGTGCCACCG GCTTATGAATCCGGtgacgacgtttttcacGCTGTAGCGGCGAGATCATTACCACAGTCGCCTATACTATCTCTTCATCGAACTGTCTCtcgcagcggcggcggcgtcggcggcggcggaagtaGTTCCAACTCGAGTGGAGAAGGGAAAAGATCTGATAATAGAATCTATTCAACTATAACCACATC GCATACGGTGGGCGTGGGCGCCGGACCGGGCATACCGACGCAAAATCCTGCTGTTGCCGAAGAACTTGTGAGGAGATTATCTCTCGTTACGGACAAAAACG GCTATGTCTCGGACCCGTTTGCAACGCGAAGATTGAGCAGCAGTCGCAAAAAAAGTCACAGCGACAACTCTTAG
- the LOC136185995 gene encoding DNA repair protein RAD50.L-like encodes MSSIEALWIEGVRSFSHDKPVRLRFYKPVTVILGQNGAGKTTIIESLKYASCGELPPNCKQSFVHDPKIAGQPEVKAQVKMTFIDVKGDKLTAIRSMKATQKPSKIEQRTLDNVLKQEGGEQNTITSRCADMDQLMVEHLGVSDAVLTNVIFCHQEDASWPMAQPTEVKKKFDRIFSATRYIKALEEIKKTRLAEVAKVKEYKIELQHLTRAKDHATTLRDKIEEMEGRIAATRSHVTEVNQKLEPVQARLVEIEAIFEEVIRQDKRLGSLKAKKAQIEETWSRMKQSVSTVYDVSMDELERMHADLRNQVKRDEERLAKEKSNLTHASQKLRELSQQKDDVLKEHGKLQQEYVAHEKETQERDESLVQLARKVNMPGYDGHVAFTAGQVAQFFEEIQGYVNRMKGRGKALREENGAKALEFQSQIDDVKRELTGLDECEKLKKNLHSENVHKLKQIEFELKSVEASTSRLGNLKQDLEASERELQEEKDADMKDTFTPQIDRLKVQKRAADEEIRRLTDELQAINMQAGIRGALDQMRKERRSKEEEISRIEMTTSEDLFELKSSESSVRQIEEKERYIGSQIKQKESALRSTRESVKYLTSQLGSKSGQLEQLEYQWKQKERDLKDVERSVIGLCPDGDVQSAISSITKEISEKERNFALVATAADFFKKYHVQLRKRHACPLCERAVGPSDEEQLAAKFLEKIDKAPHMQQKSEQELVRLREKLTTLQTAEPSLKMKTEVSALKLNVEKLKSEKREQEERLEEAREIEASLTAEEAALRKDEQSVRDLIRYKRDLTDLESRIARQESKLVGGTKPERTAQLVSNELQDHQMTSEQAGRQIEQKRNAIADAQRRINDLEAQVNGLRSDKFQVEARMQNKSRLEDQRTEYTLANQQFEREVQETNRKRRPLQAKLENLERERSTFVDAAREQEDQLQRQVDRLYEEKNSVARKHQSVAKFLEARKDVQLSKCDGRKKEIESQVRNLEGQKTSTDDRIQKLNKSLASTQLKEREIQDNIGMKRLEEEVVGLNGEIDALKRQRGGADYEAVAREKKRLEDEQETLRRDRAKAEGKQKQLDEELRGRRAELRTDLYRDVDQRHKEKFIDAKTTEIATQDLDKYYKALDRAVMKFHSLKMREINKILSDLWKKTYKGGDIDTIRIECDEDIAQSGTRKTYKYRVAMVKGSTELEMRGRCSTGQKVLAAILIRLALAETFCINCGVIALDEPTSNLDEENRESLAEALLDLIKARQGQANFQMIVITHDEDFVHMLSRAESIDYYYRVDRDDRGDSRIFRHNLKGQPGQNVPAAYLDQDEVPYARKSQFRK; translated from the exons ATGTCTTCAATCGAAGCGCTGTGGATCGAGGGCGTGCGAAGCTTCAGTCACGATAAACCCGTTCGACTTCGCTTCTACAAACCCGTCACCGTGATTCTCGGTCAAAACGGAGCTGGAAAGACT ACAATCATCGAATCGTTGAAATATGCGTCGTGCGGCGAACTTCCGCCTAATTGCAAACAATCGTTCGTTCACGATCCAAAA ATCGCCGGTCAACCGGAAGTGAAAGCTCAAGTGAAAATGACGTTTATTGACGTCAAAGGCGACAAATTGACGGCGATTCGAAGCATGAAAGCCACTCAAAAG CCTTCGAAAATTGAACAACGCACTTTGGATAATGTTTTGAAGCAAGAGGGAGGGGAACAGAACACAATTACGTCACGTTGCGCTGACATGGATCAACT GATGGTTGAGCATTTGGGTGTGTCTGATGCTGTTCTCACTAACGTCATATTTTGTCATCAAGAAGATGCTTCTTG GCCTATGGCTCAGCCTACTGAAGTTAAGAAAAAGTTTGATCGAATattttcggcgacgag GTATATCAAAGCGCttgaagaaatcaaaaagaCGAGATTGGCGGAGGTGGCGAAAGTGAAAGAATATAAAATTGAACTGCAACATTTGACTCGAGCAAAAGATCACGCGACTACG TTGAGGGATAAAATAGAGGAGATGGAAGGACGAATTGCTGCGACGAGGAGTCACGTGACCGAAGTCAATCAGAAATTAGAACCTGTTCAa GCGAGATTGGTGGAAATTGAAGCGATCTTTGAGGAAGTGATTCGACAGGATAAACGATTAG ggtctctgaaggcaaagaaagctCAAATTGAAGAGACGTGGTCTCGCATGAAACAAAGTGTTTCGACAGTTTACGATG TTTCGATGGATGAGTTGGAACGAATGCACGCTGATTTGCGAAATCAGGTGAAAAGAGATGAAGAGCGTCTAGCAAAG gagaaAAGCAATCTTACTCACGCAAGCCAAAAACTTCGCGAATTGTCACAACAAAAGGACGACGTTCTTAAAGAACACGGAAAATTGCAACAAGAGTATGTGGCacacgagaaagagacgcaAGAACGTGATGAATCTCTTGTCCAATTGGCTCGTAAAGTCAATATGCCGG GGTATGATGGTCACGTGGCTTTTACAGCCGGTCAAGTTGCACAGTTTTTCGAGGAGATACAAGGTTATGTGAATCGAATgaaaggaagaggaaaagcgTTGAGA GAAGAAAATGGGGCAAAAGCTCTCGAATTTCAATCTcaaatcgatgacgtcaaacgcgAATTGACTGGATTGGATGAATGTGAaaagttgaagaagaatttacat TCTGAAAATGTGCATAAACTGAAacaaattgaatttgagTTGAAATCAGTggaagcgtcgacgagtcgactgGGAAATTTGAAACAAGACTTGGAAGCTTCT GAAAGAGAattgcaagaagaaaaagacgccgaCATGAAAGACACGTTTACGCCTCAAATTGATCGACTCAAAGTTCAAAAGAGAGCCGCTGACGAGGAAATAAGACGATTGAC TGACGAGTTACAGGCGATTAACATGCAGGCGGGAATTCGAGGGGCCTTAGATCAGATgcgaaaagaacgtcgttccaaagaggaagaaataTCGAGAAT AGAAATGACGACTAGTGAGGATTTGTTTGAGTTGAAAAGCAGTGAGAGCAGCGTGAGACagattgaagagaaagagcgcTACATTGGCTCTCAGATCAA gcaaaaggaaagcgCTCTCAGATCGACTCGCGAAAGTGTCAAATATCTGACGAGCCAATTGGGCTCAAAAAGCGGTCAACTTGAACAATTAGA ATACCAGTGGAAACAAAAGGAAAGAGACTTAAAAG atgtGGAACGCTCTGTGATTGGTCTTTGTCCCGACGGAGACGTGCAATCGGCGATATCGTCGATTACGAAAGAAATTtcggagaaagagagaaacttTGCACTGGTGGCGACCGCCGCtgatttcttcaaaaaatatCACGTTCAGCTGAGAAAACGACACGCTTGTCCTCTTTGTGAACGAGCCGTTGGGCCGTCAGACGAAGAACAACTCGCTGCGAAG tttcttGAGAAGATTGATAAGGCGCCTCATATGCAGCAGAAAAGTGAGCAGGAGTTGGTGAGACTCCGCGAGAAATTGACGACATTGCAGACGGCGGAACCGAGTCTCAAAATG AAAACCGAAGTTTCTGCGCTCAAGTtgaacgtcgaaaaattgaaatcggAGAAGAGGGAACAGGAGGAACGCCTCGAAGAA GCGAGAGAAATCGAAGCGTCGTTGACGGCCGAAGAAGCGGCGTTGAGAAAAGACGAACAAAGCGTCAGAGATCTCATACGATATAAACGCGATTTGACTGATCTGGAGAGTCGAATTGCGAGACAAGAAAGCAAACTTGTCGGCGGAACGA aaccTGAAAGAACGGCTCAATTAGTCAGCAATGAATTGCAAGATCATCAGATGACAAG cgAACAGGCTGGTCGTCAGATTGAGCAGAAACGAAACGCTATTGCCGATGCGCAAAGAAGGATTAACGATCTCGAAGCTCAAGTCAACGGACTTAGATCGGACAAG TTTCAAGTGGAGGCAAGAATGCAGAATAAGTCGAGATTGGAAGATCAAAGGACGGAATATACGCTCGCGAATCAGCAATTTGAACGCGAGGTTCAGGAAACGAATAGAAAGAGACGTCCTTTGCAG GCGAAATTGGAAAATCtggaaagagagagaagtaCGTTTGTTGACGCTGCTCGCGAGCAGGAAGATCAACTTCAACGCCAG GTCGATCGTTTGTACGAGGAAAAGAATTCTGTGGCTAGAAAGCATCAGAGCGTCGCAAA GTTTTTGGAAGCGCGGAAGGACGTTCAGCTGTCCAAATGCGATGGACGCAAAAAGGAGATTGAGAGTCAAGTGAGGAATTTGGAAGGACAGAAGACGAGTACCGATGATCGAATACAAAAATTGAACAAATCGCTCGCATCAACGCAA ttgaaagagagagagattcaGGACAATATAGGAATGAAGCGACTCGAGGAAGAAGTCGTGGGATTGAATGGCGAAATTGATGCGCTTAAACGGCAGCGCGGTGGCGCCGACTACGAAGCTGTGGCGAG ggagaaaaagagacttGAGGATGAACAGGAGACACTTCGTCGTGAC AGGGCGAAAGCCGAAGGAAAACAGAAACAGCTCGACGAAGAATTACGTGGACGCCGAGCCGAATTGCGTACTGATCTTTATAGGGATGTAGATCAGAGGCATAAGGAAAAGTTTATTGATGCTAAG ACGACTGAGATCGCCACTCAGGATTTGGATAAATATTATAAGGCATTAGATAG AGCCGTAATGAAATTTCACTCTCTTAAAATGCGTGAAATTAACAAAATTTTGAGCGATCTTTGGAAGAAGACGTACAAAGGCGGAGATATTGACACCATAAGAATCGAATGCGACGAAGATATCGCTCAATCTGGAACCAGAAAGACGTACAAATACAGG gtTGCCATGGTGAAAGGCTCGACTGAACTTGAAATGCGAGGTAGATGCAGTACGGGCCAAAAG GTGTTAGCCGCCATTCTTATTCGTTTGGCTTTGGCTGAGACGTTTTGCATCAATTGCGGCGTTATTGCACTCGATGAACCGACGTCAAATTTGGACGAGGAGAATAGAGAAAGTTTGGCTGAAGCGTTGTTGGA tTTAATCAAGGCTAGGCAGGGGCAAGCCAATTTTCAAATGATTGTCATTACACACGACGAGGATTTTGTGCACATGCTCTCCCGCGCCGaatctattgattattacTACAGAGTCGACAGAGATGATAG GGGCGATTCTAGAATATTTCGTCATAATTTGAAAGGCCAGCCGGGACAAAATGTACCGGCCGCTTATTTGGATCAAGACGAAGTGCCGTACGCTCGAAAATCACAGTTTCGAAAATAA
- the LOC136186010 gene encoding inosine triphosphate pyrophosphatase-like, which translates to MSVAKRLKKTLVFVTGNPNKLKEVRAIFDDFPRFELSSQKIDLPEFQGEPDDIAREKCREAAKVVQGPVITEDTCLCFNALNGLPGPYIKWFLQKLGHDGLNKMLVGFDDKTANAVCTFAYCSGDVEKKENILLFRGITPGSIVAPRGPTNFGWDPIFQPEGHDKTYAEMDASLKNTISHRSKALAALKSYFENKDDDHLSS; encoded by the exons atgagCGTTGCAAAGAGGCTCAAGAAAACGCTCGTTTTTGTCACCGGCAATCCTAATAAACTAAAGGAG GTTAGGGCCATTTTTGACGACTTTCCTCGTTTTGAACTCTCTTCTCAAAAGATAGATC TTCCCGAGTTTCAAGGAGAACCAGACGACAtagcaagagaaaaatgtcGAGAAGCAGCCAAAGTT GTTCAAGGTCCTGTCATAACAGAAGACACGTGCTTGTGCTTCAACGCTCTAAACGGCCTTCCTGGACCATACAT TAAATGgtttcttcaaaaactcGGTCATGATG gtttgAATAAGATGTTAGTTGGATTTGATGACAAAACGGCAAATGCCGTCTGCACGTTTGCCTATTGCTCAGGTGAcgttgagaaaaaagagaatatTCTCTTATTCAGGGGGATCACTCCA ggcTCTATTGTTGCTCCACGCGGACCAACCAATTTTGGCTGGGATCCTATATTTCAACCTGAAGGACACGATAAAAC atatgCAGAAATGGATGCTTCGTTGAAAAATACGATATCTCATCGAAGCAAGGCACTAGCAGCTTTAAAATCTTATTTTGAAAATAAAGACGATGATCATTTGAGTAGTTAG
- the LOC136186005 gene encoding abscission/NoCut checkpoint regulator-like, giving the protein MEGRCFCCAKPFGRFLTRSHGCDVCNRLFCSKCAPNRTMIEADKKKSRRMCDACFKDITATANESSDDQTREKTKEEEEESQKQTVAAAESPLPPPKSHQTYPIPRFLQVQAEAESAVVDATKEDSNDIRVLAERLAKLKEDEPANATATVPPKIKATDSDLAERFFRLTGRHAVSTKKATESVPRPALTSAEEERLLIERLTAEVSLEEKTEKNDDVKALRQRLDELKEKKNQETETDYFERENQSEEEQIAQLLKQIEEESRLEEKRAAQFGGQKEKTEDLGPPPEAVSLEEILYGKEEEEDEEETPWCCICNEDATLRCHDCDGDFYCSRCFKEGHARFALDGHTFARLRLSRNP; this is encoded by the coding sequence ATGGAAGGCCGGTGTTTTTGTTGCGCCAAGCCCTTTGGCCGTTTCTTGACGCGCAGTCATGGCTGTGACGTGTGCAATCGACTTTTCTGCAGCAAATGTGCACCGAATCGCACTATGATCGAAGCGGACAAGAAAAAGTCTCGTCGAATGTGCGACGCCTGTTTTAAGGACATCACAGCAACGGCTAACGAATCGAGCGACGATcaaacgagagaaaaaaccaaggaggaggaggaggagtcaCAAAAACAGACTGTAGCCGCCGCAGAATCGCCGCTGCCACCGCCGAAGTCGCATCAAACGTACCCTATTCcacgttttcttcaagttcaagccgaagccgaaagcgccgtcgtcgacgcgacgaaggaAGATTCGAACGATATCCGGGTTCTTGCAGAGAGACTTGCGAAATTGAAGGAAGACGAACCCGCTAACGCTACCGCCACCGTTCCTCCAAAAATAAAAGCTACCGATTCCGATTTAGCCGAAAGGTTCTTTCGCCTCACTGGACGTCATGCGGTGAGcacgaaaaaagcgacggaAAGTGTGCCACGCCCAGCACTGACGTCAGCAGAAGAGGAGCGGCTCCTAATTGAACGTTTGACAGCCGAAGTATCCTTAGAAgagaagacagaaaaaaatgatgacgtcaaagcaTTACGTCAAAGATTGGACGAactcaaagagaaaaagaatcaagagACGGAGACGGATTACTTTGAAAGGGAGAACCAatcagaagaagagcagaTAGCACAACTTCTAAAAcagatagaagaagaaagtcgacTTGAGGAGAAAAGAGCCGCCCAATTTGGGgggcaaaaagaaaaaacagaaGATCTTGGTCCCCCACCTGAAGCTGTATCTCTAGAAGAAATTCTCTatggaaaagaagaagaagaagacgaagaagaaacccCGTGGTGTTGCATTTGCAATGAAGATGCCACTTTACGATGTCACGATTGTGATGGGGATTTCTATTGCAGTCGGTGTTTCAAGGAAGGTCACGCCAGATTTGCCTTGGACGGACACACGTTTGCACGCTTACGTCTCAGCAGGAATCCTTAA